ACAACCTCCACAGAGCTCCAACAACCTCCACAGAGCGCCAACAACCCCCACAGAGTGCCAACAACCTCCACAGAGCGCCAACAACCTCCACAGAGCGCCAACAACCTTCACAGAGCGCCAACAACCTCCACAGAGCACCAACAACCTCCACAGAGCACCAACAACCTCCACAGAGCACCAACAACCTCCACAGAGCACCAACAACCTCCACAGAGCACCAACAACCCCCACAGAGCACCAACAACCTCCACAGAGCGCCAACAACCTCCACAGAGCACCAACTTCCTCAACAGAGAACCAACAACTTCCACAGAGCACCAACAACCTTCACAGAGCGCCAACAACCTCCACAGAGCACCAACAACCTCCACAGAGCACCAACAACCTCCACAGAGCACCAACAACCTCCACAGAGCGCCAACAACCCCCAAAGAGCACCAACAACCTCCACAGAGCACCAACAACCTCCACAGAGCACCAACAGCAACCACAGAGCACCAACTTCCTCAACAGAGCACCAACAACCTCCACAGAGCACCAACTTCCTCAACAGAGCTTCAACAACCTCCACAGAGCGCCAACAACCTCCACAGAGCTCCAACAACCTCCACAGAGCGCCAACAACCTCCACAGAGCGCCTACAACCTCCACAGAGCACCAACAACCTTCACAGAGCACCAACAACCTCCACAGAGCACCAACAACCTTCACAGAGCACCAACAACCTCCACAGAGCACCAACAACCTCCACAGAGCACCAACAACCTTCACAGAGCGCCAACAACCTTCACAGAGCACCAACAACCTCCACAGAGCACCAACAAcctccacagaggaccaacaaccttcacagagcaccaacaaccttcacagagcaccaacaaccttcacagagcaccaacaacctccacagagcaccaacaaccttcacagaggaccaacaaccttcacagagcaccaacaaccttcacagagcaccaacaacctccacagagcaccaacaaccttcacagaggaccaacaaccttcacagaggaccaacaaccttcacagaggaccaacaaccttcACAGACCACCAACAACCTTCACAGACCACCAACAACCTTCACAGACCACCAACAACCTTCACAGAGCACCAACAACCTTCACAGAGCACCAACAACCTTCACAGAGGACCAACAGCAACCACAGCACCAACTTCCTCAACAGAGCACCAACAACCTCCACAGAGCACCAATAACCTCCACAGAGCAACATCTTCGCCAACAGAGCTCCAACAACCTCCACAGAGCACCAACAACCTCCACAGAGCACCAACAATCCCCTCGCACACAGAGCACCAACACCCCCCATAGAGCAccaacacccctcccctcccacagagccccacccctctccccacAAAGCAACAGCGTGACCCACATGAGACCGGTCTCAACAGGAGTAAACAGGAGGCGCCGGGGATTCCCATCTCGCCCCTCGCAATGTTGACGTCTTCCGTTTAGACTCGTCAGATATTCCTGTCACTCCTGCGTCTCTATTTGTCCACTGTTTCTTGTCACGTCTGTTGCTGTCTTCTCTCTTGTCTGTTACTCTGGTGCCAGggagtggaggaagaggaggattagGGGTAGCATTCTGCTGCaaaaggagcagcaggagcaggaacagcagcagcaatagcagtagcagcagcagcagcagcttcagcagcagcagcagcagtagcagcagcagcagcagcagcagcagcagcagcaatagcagtagcagcagcagcagcagtagcagcagcagcagcagcagcagcagcagtagcagcagcagcagcagcagcagcagcagtagcagcagcagcagcagcagcagcagcagcaatagcagtagcagcagcagcagcagcagcagcagtagcagcagcagcagcagcagcagtagcagcagcagcagcagcagcagggggccgTGACACAGACCTCCCCAGTAACCCGGTCCTCACTCATTACTATTTCCCCCGGATTTTCCCCGTCAAATTATGTCGATAACAATAGCACAATGTCCTCATGTGGTCTGTTGGCACTCCTTGATGGCCTGTTGGCACTCCTTGATGGCCTGTTGGCACTCCTTGATGGCCTGTTGGCACTCCATAATGGCCTGTTGGCACTCCTTGATGGCCTGTTGGCACTCCTTGATGGCCTGTTGACACTCCTTGATGGCCTGTTGGCACTCCTTGATGGCCTGTTGGCACTCCTTGATGGCCTGTTGGCACTCCTTGATGGTCTGTTGGCACTCCTTGATGGCCTGTTGGCACTCCTTGATGACCTGTTGGCACTCCTTGATGGTCTGTTGGCACTCCTTGATGGTCTGTTGGCACTCCTTGATGGCCTGTTGGCACTCCTTGATGGCCTATTGGCACTCCTTGATGGCCTGTTGGCACTCCATAATGGCCTGTTGGCACTCCTTGATGGTCTGTTGGCACTCCTTGATGGTCTGTTGGCACTCCTTGATGGTCTGTTGGCACTCCTTGATGGTCTgttggcactccttgaagaacaaAGGGCTCACCTTGAGGTCTGATTAAAGGAAGGAAAAATATACAATGTATGCGGTCCTCAGCACGTTCAACATCGCTACAATTTACATATCAACTTATTTATGCTTTGCATCTtacaccacttgggctggacgatagagcgacggtctcgcttcctgcaggtcggcgttcaatccccgaccgtccaagtggttgggcaccattcccccccccccccgtcccgtcccaaatccttatcctgaccccttccctgtgctgtatagacgtaatggcttggcgctttccctctgataattcccttcccttcctcaatCCCCCACCACCTCCCAAAAAAAAACCTAGATGGTGGAAATGTTGTCAGAAAAATATGTGAAAGGTGGAAATGCTTTTATATTACCTGTGTAATTAAGGTTCTATATAACACATAAAATACCCACCAAATTATTATGTGATATTTAAAATCACATTTGATAtcttcttaaaaagaacgtcgcttttggccgtttgcccgtatggccgaatatggacgtaatttgaaaagaaaaaaaaaatgaaaataaatttgggatttttttcttcaacaacagtaagttaagggtcctctgataggttaggtgggcaggaaattctcataaagtttcaaaacggtatgaaaaacgttaatggaaagttgcctCTTCTAACCTTGCAGAGTaatccggacgactcaaacagaaaacggaacagtacgacacttttgtgagtcgatgtcatttcaaattacgtccaaatttggcaatagcgcgcataccagcgaaaagtgacgttatttttaagaggacgggttgatctgtTATATATATGCTTAGTGGTCAGAAAATCCTCCAGGGGAAGTTTTGATATATTTTTTCATCGTCATTTTACAATGAGGTCATAATATCCCACCATCGCTCAAGCACACTGAGATGAGGTAGCTACAATGACACAGGTCCGGCTGTTGACGTATAGATTAATCATTTGTATGATAAAACTCCTATGTAACTCCAGTGAAAACTCCTATGTAACTCCTGTGAATTAGTTTAATAGACGATGCATTAACATAAAGCTAATACTTCTCTCTTGAATATAAGTTTATGACTATTCAACACGCGGTCATGTAGTCGGTATTAACAAGACTGAATCATGTTTAAGGTAATCCAGATGCAGAGACGCTTACGATGATGCGTCAGTGGAACAACCAACACGTAACACAAATGTGACATCATGAGAATGTTTTGGTTCGTTCTTGACCCTTTATCATCTCGTCCTTGCTCCTTATCACGTCGTCCTGATCCCTTATCAAATCATCCTGTACCCTTATCATACAGTAACACGGCTAAAGAGGGAGAGAATGAGTCCACATGTGACCTAGACACAGGATAAGACAGCAGGGTTCGAGAATGACAGGAACCTCGTCGCCACTAACATGTCGTCACATGTTTGAGGTTATTAATGGTATCGTTGGGGTCTGTggacaaatatacacacacatacacacacacacacacacacacacacacacacacacacacacacacacacacacacacacacacacacacacacacacacatatatatatatatatatatatatatatatatatatatatatatatatatatatatatatatatatatacataaccgGAATTCTACTCTacttccaaatgatacctgagGTGTAACCTCAAGGTACTTACAAGGAATCTGGAAGACACCAAAAAGGTACGCGAGTTTGGGGAATGTGTGACCCTGAGACACAAGTTTAATTCCATTGCATAGCTACGAAAGTTGTCATCATTTGAATATTTTGCTAACCAGCATTTGGCTAACTCTGATGCCATTAATTTGGTcgcccctgagtattttgtatatgGTAATCATGTTTCACAGTTTCTGCTATTAAAGACAATCAAGGGACACTCCTAGAGATGACGGCAATAACTGCTGAATCACACAGCACATGACTATGTGGGACAAGTAAATATAGACCTTGACTGCTACTTTCAGTTGACGCCCAGACACTGGCTGGGGAGACGTGGCTCGCCATAAAGAAAGGTCTCAAGGTTTTTCCCTGTGAGAACATTTAGAAGTAAACTCATTTTTATGGTGATAAATATAAGATtgtgatatattaaaaaaataatacaattaaGTGTGGGTAAAAAGGTTAGTTGAAGTTAATATACAATATGATACTACAATATTTATGTTGTATAAATATACAATTGTAGATAAAAAGGTTAGTTGCAGTTTATATTCAATAAACTACAGTatttatattgtataaatatACAACTAATCGTAGATCAAAAGGTTAGTTGTAGCTTGTATTAATCAAAGGTAAGAGAATGCAATATTGGCTGCTTCCTTGAAGAGTTGGTTTATGCAAGCAGTGACACGACTTACCCAAATCATTCTCTCACGAGACTGTCTCTTCAAAGAATTAAATAGGCTGACCTTCACCCTATACTGACTGAATGTTAGGCGATATACAAACCTAAATGACTAGGCTACTTCATGTAAGAGAGTATACCACCTTTCTGGGATAGTTCGTGAGGGGACTCTAAGCCTTGAGGAAGACAATATGCAGCACCCGGGGAAGCGTCGTGAGCCTCCCTCCTGTACT
This genomic stretch from Procambarus clarkii isolate CNS0578487 chromosome 22, FALCON_Pclarkii_2.0, whole genome shotgun sequence harbors:
- the LOC123761070 gene encoding mucin-5AC-like, with amino-acid sequence MKKLENMEEIDGSEDEEEKEGGGGRGGSIEGKEGRYREGVGSCLTHIGGHGLLEPSSLTVIYTNSTACVEYKRANNRHRAPTTSTEHQQPPQSTNNLHRAPTTSTEHQRPPQSTNNLHRAPTTSTELQQPPQSTNNLHRAPTTSTEHQQPPQSTNNLHRAPTTSTEHQQPPQSTNNLHRAPTTSTEHQQPPQSTNDLHRAPTTSTEHQQPPQSTNNLHRAPTTSTEHQQPPQSTNNLHRAPTTSTEHQRPPQSTNNLHREPTTSTERQQPPQSANNLHRAPTTSTEHQQPPQSTNNLHRAPTTSTEHQQPSQSANNLHRAPTTSTEHQQPPQSANNLHRAPTTSTERQQPPQSTNNLHRAPTTSTEHQLPQQSSNNLHRAPTTSTERQQPPQSSNNLHRAPTTPTECQQPPQSANNLHRAPTTFTERQQPPQSTNNLHRAPTTSTEHQQPPQSTNNLHRAPTTPTEHQQPPQSANNLHRAPTSSTENQQLPQSTNNLHRAPTTSTEHQQPPQSTNNLHRAPTTSTERQQPPKSTNNLHRAPTTSTEHQQQPQSTNFLNRAPTTSTEHQLPQQSFNNLHRAPTTSTELQQPPQSANNLHRAPTTSTEHQQPSQSTNNLHRAPTTFTEHQQPPQSTNNLHRAPTTFTERQQPSQSTNNLHRAPTTSTEDQQPSQSTNNLHRRTNNLHRGPTTFTDHQQPSQTTNNLHRPPTTFTEHQQPSQSTNNLHRGPTATTAPTSSTEHQQPPQSTNNLHRATSSPTELQQPPQSTNNLHRAPTIPSHTEHQHPP